Proteins co-encoded in one Candidatus Obscuribacter sp. genomic window:
- a CDS encoding alpha/beta hydrolase, which translates to MKAKIRDTEIYFDIEGAGLVPDGPRMREKPVMFAVHGGPGVDHTGYKPALSPLSDQVQIVYFDHRGQGRSARGPKETYTLDNNVEDMEALRQHLGLQKIVVLGGSYGGIVAQAYASRYPNNVSHLIAVVTASEGRCLDRARAILEERGTPEQIACCQALFEGTFASEEQLRTYFDLMGSMYSTRYNAEAAKQKRERSILSPDAINVAFAGFLRNLSLTEGLKHITAPTLVIGAGQDWICAPEFSQIIADTIPGAVLKVFENSGHWVAADEHEGYIATIREFLTQHSDSDNGQTR; encoded by the coding sequence ATGAAAGCAAAAATTAGAGACACCGAGATTTACTTTGACATCGAAGGCGCAGGACTTGTGCCCGACGGACCTAGGATGAGAGAAAAGCCAGTGATGTTTGCCGTGCACGGTGGACCGGGCGTCGATCATACCGGCTACAAGCCCGCCTTGAGCCCACTTAGTGATCAAGTGCAAATCGTTTATTTTGACCACCGTGGTCAGGGGCGCTCTGCTCGTGGACCAAAAGAGACTTACACCCTCGACAACAATGTCGAGGACATGGAGGCTCTACGTCAGCATCTGGGACTGCAAAAAATAGTCGTACTTGGTGGCTCCTACGGTGGCATAGTGGCTCAGGCTTATGCTTCACGCTATCCAAACAATGTCTCCCATCTGATTGCAGTAGTGACAGCATCCGAGGGACGCTGCCTGGACCGAGCCCGTGCAATTTTAGAGGAGCGCGGCACTCCTGAGCAAATCGCTTGCTGCCAGGCATTATTTGAGGGCACCTTTGCATCAGAAGAACAACTGCGGACTTACTTTGACCTCATGGGCTCAATGTATTCCACTCGCTACAATGCAGAGGCAGCAAAGCAAAAACGCGAAAGAAGCATACTATCCCCTGACGCTATCAATGTAGCCTTTGCTGGATTTTTGCGCAATTTATCACTGACCGAGGGACTAAAACATATCACTGCCCCTACTCTTGTAATCGGCGCAGGGCAAGATTGGATCTGCGCACCGGAGTTTTCGCAAATCATTGCCGATACGATACCAGGAGCGGTGCTCAAAGTATTTGAAAACAGCGGTCACTGGGTAGCCGCCGACGAACACGAAGGCTACATCGCTACTATTAGAGAGTTTCTCACGCAGCACAGTGATAGCGACAATGGGCAAACCCGATGA